The Periophthalmus magnuspinnatus isolate fPerMag1 chromosome 10, fPerMag1.2.pri, whole genome shotgun sequence genome segment CTCTCTGTTTCCAAGGCACAAATCCATCTTTTCTTTTCACACAATCATTCAGTTTCCTTTTAAACAGCAGTGCGGTTTTTAAGGTGCAAAAGCgtcaaatacataaaatcaTCTATGtacaataataacataataaaattCACTCATTTTAAATGCACGCAAAGTTTTTGTCAGATACgtgcagtcatattttttaagttGGAGAAATATGAAGTTTGAACTTTGCATGATTagtttgaagaaaataaaaaagtgatgttttgactttaaaagggggtattttactttgatgtggtattaactgttaacacataacatatttagatgaccatattaccttttattattttgaaaatatttgccTATAAGCTTATAAGtctcacttttgttttgatgctctgagtctccccttcctttgctcttcgtgctaagtcactcccccttcagagtgccatCACAATATAATCAGCGTGCATTctgcaaatgaaactactgcacatcacatcaggtttgtcgagctgtagtgtacagttttgtatcatgttcttgtatatttatggaaaattgttgtaAGGgcgcatggatgacataggctcATGGGCTGAaccttgcacagaatcttacaactaaGGAGGGTTAgttgtaaggagggttcaaaaagggcccgggagagatcactaaaatattcaaacatgcatggacgaaatctaaaacctcttcaggcatgtttttgatcataacatagtagaaatgttttgggtttttttaaagGAATTACAGAATACCCCCTTGTTACAAAATCAATTAAAGCTAAACAAAAGGCAGGTAACACCCAAggattttttttggttaaaattttactttaaaatttttgtttgttttgttttgttccattcaagaaaaaatgtttttaatactattatgttatgttattttgctcatttgaaaaatatttccTCAAATGTcttgttaaattaaattaattacatTCTAATATTCCTTGGGGAGTCCTGTGTTATATTGCTtgctaaaaaatgcataaaaatattgCAAGATTGAAGTTTTGTCCAAAATGTATATGCCATTGTCAGTGTGTTAAAGACTGTAGGAGTTTCCATGCACcagaatagaaaaaaaagcaGCTCATTGTGGACAGACTAGTAAAAATGATGTTTAAGTGGCCATATTGGGAAGGTCAACTCAAAACTACACAGAACATTTGTAGTTTTATGTTTAAACTAAGGCTAACACCTATTGGATTAGTGATTGATTTTTCAAGTAGGTTTTCAgaccacagtgcacattttaaacaagtctGGATCAAGTCATTACAAGAATCATatgcatttaaaaatatgtagagGTCTAATGCTGCGTTCATGTGGTCCTCGGGAACTCAGGATTTTCCAATGATTTTTTAAATCAGTGAGCATTCAACAGCATTTAATAGAACTAATCGGTGCGATTTGTTGTTATAAGCCTTCTCAAAAgcttaatgttaatgtttttattttatgttacatCTGCCATCATTTAAACAGTAGTGCCAGGACTTTCTTGCACAAATCTGTTGCTCTTATGATATTAACAAGTGACAGTTAACCCCTTAACATAATAATGTGGTCAAAGAACTCAAATGTATAAGATAAATTGAAAACTCATCCAATTTTGGTCCATCCTCACACAGTAGGTGAGGTCAGCTGCTGAGATTGAGCTGTTTTTTCCAACTTGTGCTATGTTCATGTGCATTTTTCAACTTGGAAAAACATTTTCCCAAGTTCCCAAGGACAATATGAATGCAGCATTAACTACATGATTAGCAGGTTATGTacctcatggagacacaggaCATTTTAAGTGTGACTATTCAAATATGAAGTTAAGtttcatgtatatttttaacaattcaaatacatcattacatttttcaaatatatcaCTATTTGTATATTCAAACCACAATTATAAATTTGCActaattaaataatacaaagATTATTTGCTTCTAATTTATGAGCATGCCTTTTTGATGTAAGCACAGCACAAAACTTCATCCTACATCATACAAGTACTGTTTTAAATTCCTGAGTGCTGACCGATACTTTGACCTTACCAATATGGCGGCTACAATATCAGCCACATTTCTCCAGCTACAAGCACGTAAAGAACAAGAGACAAGTTATCTCAAATCACCAGATCCATAGATGAGAGTCGTCTATGGTCATCACAGTCAATgattaaaataaagtataattTGCTTGTTTCCTCATATTAGTTTGATTCCtatgcagcagcagtagcagcagtgttgtttgtacactgcaaaaatgacACATGCATTTAAATAACTTGATTTCAGAATATAAATCTTGTTTTGAGCGGTTTTAACTGACAGATCAATTAAGTCAGTAGGCCTAgatatttattcttattttcaAAGTAGAGCTATTATCGTTAAAGGTCCACCACCTTCcttgtatgttccacagtatggcacaacCTTCACTGCTATGGCTATTGATTTATATTTGAGAAATGAAACACCCATTATTGAATAAATGTGGAATATTATTGGTAAAGCAACTGCATGGAGATGAGGCTgttggcagactctccaccagaaatgttacgcagtgtatctttaaagaaAGAACAAACTGACACATAAGCACAGAGGAATCTTGGTGCTATGTATCAAAGAAATTGACCAAgataattaaatgaaaaatctCAGTCTCTACCTCTATCAGTAAGTCCTTGACACATGTCAAAAAATCTATACCGACATCCTGAGTAAACCTtagtcaaaactactcaaagagattttttttctgaattcaTGTGATATTATCAAACTAATGCAGATatgttatttttgcagtgtatcgTGTTTTTGGTCAGGAGGAAGTGACATCAGACGTTTTCCTAATGACGCTGGCCCTGTTTTCGTGGCCTGAAGCGGAGGGCATTGCTAGAGGGCGGGCATGGAAGGGGGAAGTCCATGTATCGGTGTTGTAGCTGATGAGGGGGGCGGGGTCTCGGGTGCTGGTCACTCTGAAGTTGGGCTTGTTGGCGCTGACAAACGTGGACATACTCGGCAAAGAGCAGGGGACCCTGAGAAATGGAGAGGAGTAGTTTggcctccagggggcgccaacacactgcagagagaggaagtgaaTTAATCATGGATAAAGTGcctaaaggaactgtatgtaacctaTGGTCTTACAGTTTTTCAAAAGCTACAAGTGAATCTGCTATGCCAGTGCCTGAGGGTAccttcacacttgcacacagaCTACATGAAAACTGGGACTAACATCAGCCACTACTTCAGCCCTAAACTGtgctcaaaccagaaccaaatcaTGACAAGTGTGAACAAACCCTAAAACTTGCATTGTGcatacagaggacacacacaagtttttctcattctcagtatatggataggtcatgcctcatgtgaaagctcggAACCAAAACCTGATAGCCAAATACCAAATTATCTTCTCATCATCTTTGAGGGGAGGACAACAGTATAGTAAAAATCATActttttctaaaaataaaaaaaaattaaaaaatacacagaactGTATATTGTTGCCAAATGTAGATGGAAATGGACATATTTCCTCATTTTGTGTGCACCATCAGTGCTGATCCATGAAAAAATTGGTTCTGCCGATATTCTTAGTATCGATGAAAATTGGTTCTGCCTATAAATTGATGTATTTACAGGCCGCAGTTGTTCCAGATAAGCTCATAAAGTTTGTAAAGCTTTTTtatatacaaagttgttctgtacttacttgagggataaataacagctacacaACATATTTTGTCAtacgttatttattttatttaagaaaaataaagtctatttttagtccctgcactgaaactgaaaaagctggagtGGTGCATTCCTACTTCAGTGCTACGGATACTGttttataacaaataaatattgaaattgaCTAAACCTATGGTTATTTACTCATTTTGGCAGCAtaaaatcaagtctaaacccaaacctttttgtttttagtagAATCAGAATTACTTTAATATATAGTGGGGAAAGAAGTAACTAATGCCAAAGAACATAATCAATATAACAACACTGTTTCTAAACCTGAATCTAATATGATCATTATAAATAGTGGGAGCTGGTGGGCCTCTGACACAGTGATATTTGACCTAGTTCATGATGACACAATTTAGACGTAAACCCAACAGGCGGACTCAGACtagataaatatttgaaatcaaAGTGTCGTAGTTTTAGTGTAAATATCCtgtttttccctctctcactaCATCCAGACATTTCCTTATTGGTCTTCCTCTAAGTCAGTGAGTGCCAACTGCAGCTGCAAGTTTAGTCATGATCGcattaaaaacagaattagAATAGGTATAATTTGCTAATCGTAAAGATATTTTGGagtaatttcctccacaaaaagaaaaatatcctgtcctattctgcataaaaactgctaaccctgtagtttagatctgtacaaaaatgTTCTGAGGTACACATTATtcatgtattagtttgtcaattGAGTATTTTTCTAAATTCTCCtggatgcatttaaaatgtgaactttgaacagaatcctattattaaaacacaaatcgcAAACCTAATCACAATACTTGCCAGAAAAATCTTAATATTTTTCCTAAATCATTCAGTCCTTTTTTTGTACCACTTGCGATTTTCAGCAAAACTGAATACATCCTCCTCAAGCATCTGCtgcctacttgtctccatggatgttattgctttggcaggaatgttccacaccatGGCATTTAACTGTTaagtttaatttattaaatttgtgattttttttaatttgtttttattgcttgtctccaagaCGGTGACTCACCAAACTAAGTTACAAGTCAGTGAATAATAAGagttttttcaagatatttttgttcaAGGActcaatttgagcaaaatacagTACAGCTAataaaaggtacactgtgtaattttCTGGTGGGAGAGTCAGCCACCTTCTTagaagattttattgctttgcctggaatgttccctactatggcattaaaccttaaCCTAGCTGTGTTATCTGCTTATCTGCATGAAGATagatgccatagtgtggaatatgtggaaactagttctgtttttcaccttttaaaaaaatcaggtacagcaactTTGAAGAGGACATTATTGTAACATTCTAGTGTTTTAAGTGGGAATTATAGAGCACCTTCATAGTACCAAAGTCATTATACTGACAGAAGCACGGGCTTACTCATAGCTCTCCCACGACCTTTCAAGTTTTTCTTTTCGATCTGAACAATGCTTTTCTAAATGACGGTGAATGTTTTAGTTAATGTTTGACTCTAGTTCCTggtaagcccctccccctttagTCTGAGCCTCACTGCCCTACAGGAAgcaagaaaaacatgcaaaaaatctAAGACAACACTCCCTTCTTTTGCCTAAACAATTTCAAAACAGGCTCAAACATGTCCACAATATCCAAGTAAACGCCTTTGGATAAATGTGACTTACTTTATTCGTCTCCTCTGTGTCGCTTTCTGTGTCACTGCCTGCAATGAAAATAATGAGAAGTTAGTTAGGATGAGTAGCATCGGTTTACAAGTTCGTACGCAGGAGTTCACAGCCACACcgcatcaaaactgggactaaacagaaaactaaaccaggactaggcacAGGTCTACATCACACATCTCTtattttggtcttggtttgaccCCAGCTTTTGCAGACgaattttagatctggtttggtctACATAGTTGTCTACTTTTTGTAGGTTGTCACTGTCTTTTCTGATGTTGTGTACTTCACTTTGGCTTtaaagttttaattttattgttcGGTAATAAGGAAACGCTCTTCAGCATGCTAGTTACTAGTTTTACCTTCACAGCATAACTATAGCTGTTTGTTGCTAGTGCTAAAACATTAGACTTCTAGTACGGGTGTTAGTGTTGTGTAATTGAAAAGATTTCCTTCATCATCGGTATTGCAATTGTCTGTGAGGAATGTGGtagaacaacaacacataagAGGTAAGTCAGAGCAATCAGAtcagtggcagtagtagcagtagtgcagTCTGTTCAGTACtttgaagtttaaaatgtgctttgtgATAAACTTGATTTAGTAGCTGTAGCAGTTGAACGCTTTTAATATTAGCCCTAGTTAGTATGGAGCTCTTCCTTGTTACAGTCTTTGTGACATTCTGTTGGCAGCAAAAGCTGAGGTAAAatacagtggtagtagtagtattgggagtagtagtagtgacagctgaagtagaagtagtagcagcagtagtggtggCAGCAGTAAGTTCTTTGATCCCTTTTTTGTTATTAGTCTTTGTGTTAGAATCTTTGCGGTAAAAGCTATGGTTAAGTacagtgttagtagtagtagtagtagtagtagcagtagtagtaatattaagTTATTCGatctcttttttgttttagtctttGTGTTATTATCTTGGCAGTAAAAGCAGAGGTAAAGTTCAGTGTCATGAGACAATAGAGATAAATAAGGAGTGGAGCCGTAAAACTGGTTCTGCCTGAAGAGCGAGTTTGGACTGAAGTTTGATTAACAGGTTGAAAATGTTACAGTCAAATAATAAAGAcaaagtggaggagttcaaatgAGGCTGAAAACAATAGCTGATAGCTTGATATACAcctaaaaaagtaaattttaataCTGCGGATTTGTAATGCTACTAAAAGTTTGAAATGAACGAAAtgttatgtcactttttagcctaaaaatacactaaaatataggaatgtttttttccactttcactGGTTGTATTTATTACACTAAAAGATGTAGAAAagcatgcatccttactgtgagtgttcTTACATCTCTACAAATTAAACTCTTATTTgacttatttgacctggaggagggcctacTCCAGCttttttcatggaaatgttgttcctttggccataatattccacagtatggcatgaaactttTCTCCATAtttcaaagtatggttttacctTTCTGTTTCCATACAATTGTGCAAGTGGTGAGCTACCTCCAGAAAAtgacatactgtacctttaactaaCTCTTCTACAGTTTTCAAGCCATAAAAGATAAATCAgacacagctcctttaaaatgACCCAGCCTCGAGTACTTACTGTACGAGGAGACATGGGAGATCTGGAGGGGGTAGGAATGAGACAAGAAAACGGTCCAGTGATGGTACAAGTATAATAGTTGTAAAATAATTGCAGCGGTAAAATAATACTAGCAGTAGtgttagtaatagtagtggtagcatGACTGTCAGCTCAGCACTGTGAAGCTTTGACTGTACTATAGTGTCTGTACTGACCGTATGAGGAGACAGGGGAGATCTGGAGGGGATAGGAGTGAGACGAGGAaacagtctgctcctctgagtcTTCTGTTGTCACTTCCACTGTTTGACACACAAACGGCAACTGCTCTGACAAAACCATGTGCCCCTCCTCTGAGCTCTGCAGATCTGGACACACAAAACccaattaaaacaataacattcatTCAATCAACCAGAGAGTACGCATTTTTATTTTCCAACTAGTGATGTCATAAtataaaaattttaaatttgattttgatacatGCATCAGgtctgtgaagttgttgtgtatgatttttttatcctgtttttgtatatttatggagacttgtcgcatgggagcatggatgatgtaggcttgcgAGGTGAGTCTTAGACAGGATCATACTGCTACCTGTGAGGAGGATTCAAACAGTGCCCagaagagatcgctagattactcaaaaatacatggATGTGACATATAAAatttcttcaggcatgtttttgatgacgttaTTACATGGAGGAAAGCTCTAAAAAGCTCCCTCTCTTTAATAATGCCTTCTCTGTCAATAGGACAACCTTACCATTTGTGTTATATTTACTTTCTTGCAATGGCACAATACACTAATGACTCTTGAGACCATAGATTAGACTACTCAGTTTAAATGCCCTACCTGCAGCGCTGTCAGTCACATCTGGAGACTCCTGTTTGACTCTGGACAAGTCTGGTTTGGTGTAGTCTATGGGACCATCCTCAGGAAGATACTGATCTGAACTAGACACCTGcaaatcaaattaaacctgatttaaaatgttataatcaGATGAATGTTTAATTTACTAGTGTGGAgattagggctgaacgatttggaaaaaatatgtaattgcaATATTTCTGACTAGCATTGCCATTAGATTAGCAGTTCATGTTTATGTCCTATAAACATTCTGAATtgataaaaaagacagaaatatgaactgactactagtacaagaatcacatttcagagcatgtgatggattcaaaatatatattcaagtatattatgttatctcactgttcatttaaaggtaatgttcactctttattataatcattatattcaactatgtaaactatgtaatctgcactaatgtttgttcttgagtcttgcagaaaatgtcttgtgagagtgcaggatcccacgggaagaaggtcactgtgaaactgaaacagaaacagtgttttgtgcgaagggaaagagtgaccttgtggaaatcaaaaacagaatatatttctctgtgaatttcctcAAATGTTTAtacactgcttgcaaagtatatgctcccccccccttcagatgtgtatgtaactagggtttcctaactttaataaaagaggtgaaaggcggtctgggccccagagagggtggtggtttgtaactggggtttttttgcctctccgctctttctcctcaatattgagacaaaataatctctcttgtcttctcttctcctttgaactctaatataggtaatataggttgtgaacctatcagcatgtttgtacacatttaaagtacagtgttgtttttatgcagaatattttttagtttgtgtaggaaattatggtacttcaaacattgcagtctttgtgatttgccaATTGTGTCTATTCAAACTGCAATTccaatttgattgtgattaatcttgtagCGCTaatggagatgttcttgttccacagtatgacactaaatgtaaccactgccatggagataaacaagagacaaaacaataaaaaacacctacAATGGAACaactacatatatatttttaatgccatactgtggaatattccaggctgagcagtaacatctccatggacaaaagcaggtagtggaccctctaccagaaaagttatgaaGTGCACATGTAAGTGAACACTAAACATGGCAAAAATACTTACTCTATTTCCTTTTACCCTCATCTCTTTGTCGATTCTCTTCtttcctgaaacacacaacacataaccctgtggtaaaaatataaaatcataagTGCATGTCTTAAAACTAAACTAGGGAGAGCTATAACATAAATATCATATTAAATTTAATCTCGATTCATGCATATTTCTATATGATGGTACTTCATTGTGATTGGTTGACCAACAGGACAAAAGGGTGAGATAATCACAACAGGAGGAAAGGATGAGATAATACTGAAAATAACAGAATAGAACCATCTCTCCACATTGACAGATTACAATTGAACTAGTGGTGGACAAATGAtcaaaatattgtgaaaattgtgaataattaaaatttaaGTAATGAGTATATTGTTTATAATTATACAAATTTTGCAAAAAGAgaccaaataaaaatgaaaatgtgttgttaccTTCCAAATAAGGGGatacaaatttatttttgttgaggGCAATTTTAAAGTAATTTGACTTTTGTCTAACACGTAAACCTCAACTAATTCATTtaaatgttgtgacacatttagggctgcaacaattaatcaAATAATCCTGACtagtcaaaaaaaaagttatgatAATTATAATCTGTATTATAAGAACTCTAAAagacatacaaaaatatattttaataacatgGACAGTAGCATTAAATCAAAGTGTCAAGACAAAATACATCATTTCTTGCTTTCATAATTTTTACACTTAACATAAATGTTGGTTCCCTCACCTTTTCTCATGTTTCGTTCTGAAGACGTTAACATTTTGTAAACTCTAAAAGCATTGGTTCCCTTCTTGATGCTCTTGTCCTTCACCTCCTCAATGTCTGGTAAACTGTTCATGGCACAGCGGAAATTTGCTTTCCACGTTTTTGGGTCGGGACGGTCCATTCCGGGGCGATATTTacctggaaaaaacaacaagagatGCAAGCACTCAAAAGgcttgtattttaatttatagtGCAGTTTTTGTATGAACTTAAGGGGTTGTAGTTAGGGGTGGATGATATGCTTCTTGGAGCCAGATCAGTTTCCATTTCACCACAATTCATTTGAACTTAGTTTACttcttaaataatataaaaatactaaGTCCTTCTGTCTGGCCACAGAAGAAGTGGGGGAGAGGAAGTGTCTTGGTTAGATCATATAGctaaattaaactgaaaactTGTAAATCATGATCTGACAATATcgctaaaaatatatatcatcgCATGGATGCACTCACAATTTTTATTGTCATATCCCCCAGCCTAAcgctacctgatttttatgtccttaaaaatgtgataaaacgctttgcagtggtccaaagttattcctcacttatcttatacATTTTGATCACCCAAATTATTTACTTTTCGTAGACCAGAGCATAGTCACGAGTATAGTCACGAGaaagctaacaacaagtagcatgctaactatacacttcctgattattggacaataaaacactttatagttATGTGGAGACAGGACACAGCAgattcattttgacctcaagagctgcttatacaatatatctgtaccggggcaagacagattttgctcagatacatgggaaaTAAGTCAGGTACAAGCCCTTTaatagttatatatatttttgtgtgtgttattcCATTGTTCGATGGAGGATAATGCCCTATTTAACCCTATGGgcaaagttaaaggtgcactatgtaactttgctggtgatgggtttatctccatggagcggTTATTGCATTACCTGGAATGTTATATAATATGACATTACACTGCACTTTATTTTGCAGCtgatttttattgcaaaaatgttaatactttgaaaaaaaaatgcatttatgctgtgagtgggatcgcctctccacagatctgacctgtaactttgtctgACGgcatctcctgcttgtctccatggagataaacaggaGATAATCAATGCCATGACAACAGCTCTAATCTACTGAAGTAGAAAAACAGGTGCCTGAAATGAGCCTGCCCCCCAGCTTTCATTTTCCGAGTAAGTGCAATAATTCCATTTGAGCAGAGTGGTTGTGTATTCAGTTAGAGTTTTGTTTCTAAGGTGATGTGagagtgtt includes the following:
- the irf2b gene encoding interferon regulatory factor 2 isoform X1 — its product is MDSKNTMPVERMRMRPWLEEQIDSCQIPGLKWVNKEKRIFQIPWMHAARHGWDLEKDAPLFMRWAIHTGKYRPGMDRPDPKTWKANFRCAMNSLPDIEEVKDKSIKKGTNAFRVYKMLTSSERNMRKGKKRIDKEMRVKGNRVSSSDQYLPEDGPIDYTKPDLSRVKQESPDVTDSAADLQSSEEGHMVLSEQLPFVCQTVEVTTEDSEEQTVSSSHSYPLQISPVSSYGSDTESDTEETNKCVGAPWRPNYSSPFLRVPCSLPSMSTFVSANKPNFRVTSTRDPAPLISYNTDTWTSPFHARPLAMPSASGHENRASVIRKTSDVTSS
- the irf2b gene encoding interferon regulatory factor 2 isoform X2, which codes for MPVERMRMRPWLEEQIDSCQIPGLKWVNKEKRIFQIPWMHAARHGWDLEKDAPLFMRWAIHTGKYRPGMDRPDPKTWKANFRCAMNSLPDIEEVKDKSIKKGTNAFRVYKMLTSSERNMRKGKKRIDKEMRVKGNRVSSSDQYLPEDGPIDYTKPDLSRVKQESPDVTDSAADLQSSEEGHMVLSEQLPFVCQTVEVTTEDSEEQTVSSSHSYPLQISPVSSYGSDTESDTEETNKCVGAPWRPNYSSPFLRVPCSLPSMSTFVSANKPNFRVTSTRDPAPLISYNTDTWTSPFHARPLAMPSASGHENRASVIRKTSDVTSS